In the genome of Phosphitispora fastidiosa, one region contains:
- a CDS encoding demethylmenaquinone methyltransferase produces MADLPSKENKEKFVRDMFNSIARRYDLMNTLMTAGMDRSWRKYTVKRAEVKPGGHGLDVCCGTGMITMEQARAAGPKGRVTGLDFSENMLAAARENIKEFKLRDNIEFIQGNAMELPFDDNSFDCVTVGWGLRNVPDILITVKEMTRVVRPGGKVVSLDMAQPTALGFKQCYWLCFEKIIPAMGRLWAGNKGAYGYLHDSAKVFPPQWELAGIFDRAGLTETGYRNLAGGIVAVVEGRKPRD; encoded by the coding sequence TTGGCTGATTTGCCTTCAAAGGAAAACAAGGAGAAGTTTGTCCGGGATATGTTCAATTCGATTGCCCGGCGCTATGACCTGATGAATACACTAATGACCGCAGGGATGGACAGATCCTGGCGGAAATATACCGTTAAGCGTGCGGAAGTGAAGCCCGGCGGCCACGGTCTGGATGTCTGCTGTGGGACCGGGATGATTACAATGGAACAGGCAAGGGCTGCCGGGCCTAAGGGCAGGGTAACGGGCCTGGACTTTTCGGAAAACATGCTGGCAGCTGCCAGGGAGAATATAAAGGAATTTAAACTCAGGGATAATATTGAGTTTATCCAGGGGAATGCCATGGAACTTCCTTTTGATGATAACAGTTTTGACTGTGTTACTGTAGGCTGGGGGCTCAGAAATGTGCCTGACATTCTGATAACTGTTAAAGAAATGACCCGGGTTGTCAGGCCCGGCGGAAAAGTTGTTTCACTCGATATGGCTCAGCCCACTGCCCTTGGCTTTAAGCAGTGTTACTGGCTGTGCTTTGAAAAGATAATTCCTGCCATGGGTAGGCTGTGGGCTGGAAATAAGGGGGCCTATGGCTATCTTCATGATTCGGCAAAGGTTTTCCCGCCTCAGTGGGAACTGGCCGGGATATTTGACCGGGCAGGGCTTACAGAAACAGGTTACCGAAATCTGGCCGGCGGTATTGTGGCAGTGGTTGAGGGGCGGAAGCCTCGGGATTAG
- a CDS encoding stage V sporulation T C-terminal domain-containing protein codes for MSDIGIVRRMDDLGRMVIPKEIRRNLRFKNGDPLEIFIDKNAIVFRKYDPTPDPLGNQADNISKVLAETLGGEAVVTREDVVISAPGNKSLLKKSLSEDIHDKIKNGESYFGRKGEELMEGWDSKSNFICTPLNHEGNIVGSVILFKEKPTNVEEKVMLAMTAFLEKQY; via the coding sequence ATGAGTGATATTGGTATTGTCAGAAGGATGGATGACCTCGGCAGGATGGTAATTCCCAAGGAGATCAGGAGAAACCTGAGATTTAAGAACGGTGACCCTCTGGAAATCTTCATTGACAAAAATGCCATTGTGTTTCGCAAGTATGACCCCACTCCTGACCCGCTGGGCAACCAGGCAGATAATATCTCCAAGGTTCTTGCTGAAACCCTTGGAGGTGAGGCCGTAGTCACCAGGGAAGATGTGGTGATATCCGCCCCGGGTAACAAGTCCCTGCTTAAGAAGAGTCTTTCAGAGGATATCCATGATAAAATTAAAAACGGGGAATCTTATTTCGGGCGTAAAGGTGAAGAACTTATGGAAGGATGGGATAGCAAGTCCAATTTCATCTGTACCCCGTTAAACCATGAAGGAAACATTGTCGGCTCAGTAATCCTGTTTAAGGAGAAACCAACCAATGTGGAAGAAAAAGTCATGCTGGCAATGACAGCCTTCCTGGAGAAACAGTATTGA
- a CDS encoding manganese catalase family protein: MFRHEKQLLQMVRVERPNPNYAAMLQEQLGGPQGELKAALQYISQSFRIKDQAIRDVFLDIAAEELSHMEMVATAITLLNGHDPMANQATIGNIEAHVLTGLNPMLTNASGQLWTAAYVNVTGDLPADLLSNIAAEQRAKVVYEYLHRQINDQYVRQMIDFLLNREEAHNTMFRECLQRVQDTGSNRDWGVDKDSRLYFNLSTPGNYVGSQLHNPSPPQFQNPQHPSQH, encoded by the coding sequence ATGTTCAGACACGAAAAACAGTTGCTGCAGATGGTTCGGGTGGAACGTCCCAACCCAAATTACGCTGCAATGCTTCAGGAACAGCTGGGTGGTCCCCAGGGTGAACTAAAAGCAGCCCTGCAATACATTTCCCAGAGTTTCAGAATCAAGGACCAGGCAATTAGGGATGTCTTTTTGGATATCGCCGCAGAGGAACTGAGCCACATGGAGATGGTGGCCACCGCGATTACCCTGCTTAACGGGCATGACCCGATGGCTAATCAGGCAACAATTGGAAATATTGAAGCCCATGTACTGACAGGGTTGAACCCTATGCTGACTAATGCTTCCGGCCAATTATGGACGGCAGCCTATGTAAATGTAACCGGAGACCTGCCTGCAGACCTTCTTTCAAATATTGCCGCTGAACAGAGGGCAAAGGTCGTTTATGAATATCTGCACAGGCAGATAAATGACCAGTATGTCAGGCAGATGATTGACTTTCTGCTGAATCGGGAGGAGGCTCACAATACCATGTTCCGGGAGTGCCTGCAGAGAGTCCAGGATACCGGATCAAACCGTGACTGGGGTGTGGACAAGGATTCCCGGCTTTACTTCAACCTCTCCACACCAGGCAATTATGTGGGTTCTCAACTGCATAATCCCAGTCCGCCGCAGTTTCAGAACCCGCAGCACCCGTCACAGCACTAA
- the ablB gene encoding putative beta-lysine N-acetyltransferase: MRIAEITFDKETTTTIYGTIYGLSYLKQREDFTVEVFIDCTNERIKVLDYQGTNVPAMAEYLNYLARENGFGKVVLVSREADWETFLSRGYVLEGFIKNYFSGKTGYCLSRFFGQERRISQFVEDEDEILQQILAQPPSVNLKKLPSDSCLRSAGIEDIPALVELFTAVFPSYPTPLNRPEYLEQVIGKKAHFKVIEHQGKIISAASAEINRTNMAVEITDCATLPDYRGHGLMSILINALEDEMKKEQMQTLYSLSRAISHGINLVFHRHGYTYGGRLLNNCNIMDKFEDMNLWVKHLDTKPLN; the protein is encoded by the coding sequence ATGCGGATAGCTGAAATCACTTTTGACAAAGAAACAACCACAACTATTTATGGGACTATTTACGGTCTGTCTTACCTCAAGCAGAGGGAAGATTTTACGGTTGAGGTGTTTATCGACTGTACTAATGAAAGAATCAAGGTCCTCGACTATCAGGGCACAAATGTTCCGGCAATGGCCGAATACCTCAATTACCTGGCCAGGGAGAACGGATTTGGCAAGGTTGTGCTAGTCTCCAGGGAAGCAGACTGGGAGACCTTTCTTTCGCGCGGGTACGTCCTGGAAGGGTTTATCAAAAACTATTTCAGTGGGAAAACCGGTTACTGCCTGTCCCGGTTTTTTGGGCAAGAGCGCCGCATCAGCCAATTCGTTGAGGATGAAGACGAAATACTGCAGCAGATACTGGCCCAGCCTCCTTCAGTCAACTTGAAAAAACTGCCTTCGGACAGCTGTCTGCGTTCAGCAGGGATTGAGGATATTCCTGCATTGGTAGAACTTTTCACAGCTGTTTTCCCAAGTTACCCTACACCGCTAAACAGGCCCGAATACCTGGAGCAGGTTATCGGGAAAAAAGCACATTTTAAAGTGATTGAACACCAGGGCAAGATAATCAGCGCTGCTTCGGCAGAAATCAACCGGACCAATATGGCCGTAGAGATAACTGATTGTGCCACCCTCCCTGATTACAGGGGCCACGGACTGATGTCCATCCTCATTAATGCCCTTGAAGATGAAATGAAAAAGGAGCAGATGCAGACGCTCTACTCCCTGTCGCGGGCAATTTCCCACGGGATCAACCTGGTGTTTCACCGCCACGGTTACACCTATGGGGGGCGGTTGCTAAACAACTGCAATATCATGGACAAGTTTGAGGACATGAATCTCTGGGTCAAGCATCTCGATACCAAACCACTAAACTAA
- the ablA gene encoding lysine 2,3-aminomutase, with the protein MRSYRETPIWQNVTDDQWNDWRWQVANRITKVEELKQLVNLTGEEEEGIRNCLKTLRMAITPYYALLMDPDDPECPIRKQAVPVTWELDESPCDLEDPLSEDVDSPVPGLTHRYPDRVLFLITDQCSMYCRHCTRRRLAGSTDMSMPQDAVELALDYIAGTPAVRDVLISGGDALLVDNERLEYLLRRLKQIPHVEIIRFGTRTPVVLPQRITEDLCKLLRRFHPIWLNTHFNHPKEITPDAELACSMLADAGIPLGNQTVLLKGVNDCPYVIRKLVHQLVKMRVRPYYLYQCDLSEGLEHLRTSVAKGIEIIEMLRGHTSGLAVPTYVVDAPGGGGKIPVSPQYLISMSDEKVILRNYEGVICAYTEPADRGSSCMECGICEDQIPIRSGLAKLFGNRKISLVPKGNIRENRRKDYIQ; encoded by the coding sequence TTGCGCAGCTACCGTGAAACACCAATATGGCAAAACGTTACAGATGACCAGTGGAATGACTGGCGCTGGCAGGTTGCCAACCGGATTACTAAAGTAGAAGAGCTTAAACAGTTAGTAAACCTGACAGGTGAAGAGGAAGAAGGTATCAGAAACTGCCTGAAAACCCTAAGAATGGCTATCACACCCTATTATGCCCTGCTCATGGACCCGGATGACCCGGAATGCCCCATTCGGAAGCAGGCTGTCCCGGTCACCTGGGAACTGGATGAAAGCCCGTGTGACCTGGAAGACCCACTTTCAGAAGATGTGGATTCCCCGGTACCCGGACTTACCCACAGGTATCCCGACCGGGTTCTGTTTCTGATTACAGACCAGTGTTCCATGTACTGCCGTCACTGTACCAGGCGCCGCCTGGCCGGCAGCACCGATATGTCAATGCCCCAAGATGCTGTTGAACTGGCCCTGGACTACATAGCCGGGACGCCTGCTGTCAGGGATGTCCTGATTTCCGGCGGAGATGCCCTGCTGGTAGATAATGAACGCCTGGAGTACCTGCTTCGCCGGCTGAAGCAGATACCACATGTGGAAATAATCCGCTTCGGAACCAGAACCCCGGTAGTCCTGCCACAGCGCATCACTGAAGATTTATGCAAACTGCTCCGGCGTTTTCACCCGATTTGGCTGAATACACACTTCAACCATCCCAAAGAAATTACCCCAGATGCAGAACTCGCCTGCAGCATGCTGGCTGATGCCGGAATCCCACTGGGCAACCAAACCGTGCTGCTAAAGGGGGTCAATGACTGCCCGTATGTGATCAGGAAATTAGTCCATCAATTGGTGAAAATGAGGGTACGGCCCTATTACCTGTACCAGTGCGACCTCTCCGAGGGGTTGGAACACCTGCGGACTTCAGTTGCCAAAGGCATCGAAATAATAGAAATGCTCAGGGGCCACACCTCCGGACTGGCGGTTCCTACCTATGTCGTGGATGCTCCCGGCGGCGGCGGCAAAATTCCGGTCTCACCCCAATACCTGATATCCATGTCTGATGAAAAAGTAATCCTGCGAAACTACGAGGGTGTAATCTGTGCCTATACGGAGCCGGCGGACCGCGGCAGCAGCTGCATGGAATGCGGGATATGTGAAGACCAAATACCCATCAGATCAGGATTGGCAAAGCTGTTTGGCAATCGAAAAATCAGCCTGGTCCCCAAGGGGAATATCAGGGAAAACAGGAGAAAAGACTATATCCAATAA
- a CDS encoding MarR family winged helix-turn-helix transcriptional regulator produces MFDIEEWLPFLLAKSHQEAHGMMKDAVTEFGLTPPQFATLAFLWKCDGFNQQELGCLMRVDRTTIGGIIDRLEKLGYIRREPDPQDRRSYVLFVTPRGKLVRDDILSSLETVSSIINGRLTREEQQQLYVLLRKFRMPNPKEEEKNDL; encoded by the coding sequence TTGTTTGATATTGAGGAATGGCTGCCGTTCCTGCTGGCTAAAAGCCACCAGGAAGCCCATGGTATGATGAAAGACGCAGTCACGGAGTTTGGTCTGACACCGCCGCAGTTTGCCACCCTGGCTTTTCTCTGGAAGTGTGACGGCTTCAACCAGCAGGAGCTGGGCTGTCTGATGCGGGTTGACCGGACCACTATCGGAGGAATTATTGACAGGCTGGAAAAACTGGGATATATCAGGCGGGAGCCTGACCCTCAGGATCGCCGTTCCTATGTATTGTTTGTCACTCCCAGAGGAAAACTGGTTCGTGATGATATCCTCAGTTCCCTGGAAACAGTGAGCAGTATTATTAACGGAAGACTTACCCGGGAAGAGCAGCAGCAGCTGTATGTTCTGCTGCGCAAATTCAGGATGCCAAATCCTAAAGAGGAGGAAAAAAATGATTTGTGA
- a CDS encoding DUF6305 family protein: MKKRVIGYLLLILVVILGLTSFPQSRRVRSLMPHLPAPIAAEKALVTPAGQGPEGLIVSEICDALNINNSFMYWAEPEDLRGFNSLIIVLGFSKQGLHSLHKEEEEEIERVSRLIQAAERQNIPVVLIHLGGPDRRGAVNDALAEVLAVAADYIIVTQDGERDGFFTALADKNNIPVTIVSGVTAVKVPLNSVFR; the protein is encoded by the coding sequence ATGAAAAAGAGAGTTATTGGCTACCTGCTGCTGATTCTAGTTGTAATACTTGGTCTGACTTCTTTTCCCCAGAGCCGCAGGGTCAGGTCACTAATGCCGCATCTGCCGGCCCCTATTGCAGCTGAAAAGGCTCTGGTTACTCCAGCCGGGCAGGGACCGGAGGGACTGATTGTAAGCGAAATCTGTGATGCCCTGAACATTAACAATAGTTTCATGTACTGGGCTGAGCCCGAGGACCTGCGGGGTTTCAACAGCCTGATTATTGTCCTGGGATTCAGCAAACAGGGGCTTCATTCACTGCATAAAGAAGAGGAAGAGGAAATTGAAAGGGTCAGCCGGCTGATACAGGCTGCGGAGCGGCAGAATATTCCGGTTGTCCTGATTCATCTGGGCGGACCGGACCGCAGAGGCGCTGTGAATGATGCCTTGGCAGAGGTCCTGGCTGTGGCGGCAGACTATATAATTGTCACCCAGGATGGTGAAAGGGACGGTTTTTTTACCGCTTTGGCTGATAAGAATAACATACCTGTAACGATAGTCAGTGGAGTGACGGCAGTAAAAGTTCCTCTGAACTCTGTGTTTAGATAG
- a CDS encoding HAMP domain-containing sensor histidine kinase: MSRTEFRKIMYTVCALILAGISAYDGIYRMESFSVIGGLLETAVTRSDTGLLVLASFELVVLDTLWLVPGILSGFLLIDVWRSRFPFRWWVNYFLVLPWVGVIHLVLAIQGSGYSFIGGFIVVILAILAVIEMGEARESFAAVALVVFGIGMAVDWLNIVPAFSFIPISHGDLDVGIKLAADFLQGESVLNLGLFFSVFFMFISLVITLLISVYLRRISLVEENKVKEMQLQEMEIQARQARVLQEMHTLVHDLKTPLMTIRGLNSLVEMSAANEKVVEYCRRIDGSVDKVNAMVSEILYDEVRKKITVEELITYVRAHVLVKKAGQEVVFDIAEGLPLLEINVIRMSRVLINIIENAFTATAGVSNARIVIRAYAEMGDRVCFEVSDNGRGIPAGHLEQVWKWGYSTRGNSAGLGLAFVRQIVENHHGTVEISSSESAGTTMTISLKGAKDDESTHN, translated from the coding sequence ATGAGTAGAACCGAATTTAGAAAAATCATGTATACGGTTTGTGCCCTTATTTTGGCCGGTATCAGCGCATATGACGGAATTTACCGGATGGAATCCTTCAGCGTAATCGGGGGACTGTTGGAGACAGCCGTTACCAGGAGCGATACCGGGCTTTTGGTCCTGGCATCCTTTGAACTGGTAGTCTTGGATACCCTGTGGCTGGTTCCGGGGATTTTAAGCGGATTCCTCCTTATAGATGTATGGCGCAGCCGTTTTCCCTTCAGGTGGTGGGTTAATTATTTCCTGGTGCTGCCCTGGGTCGGTGTAATTCATCTGGTACTGGCCATCCAGGGGTCGGGATATAGTTTTATCGGAGGATTTATTGTGGTCATCCTGGCAATTCTGGCTGTGATTGAAATGGGTGAAGCCAGGGAGAGTTTTGCTGCCGTGGCTCTGGTTGTCTTCGGGATTGGGATGGCTGTTGACTGGCTGAATATTGTCCCGGCGTTTTCCTTTATTCCTATCAGCCATGGTGACCTGGATGTAGGGATAAAGCTTGCCGCCGATTTCCTGCAGGGTGAAAGTGTGCTTAACCTGGGCTTGTTCTTTTCGGTTTTCTTTATGTTCATCAGTTTGGTGATTACACTGCTGATATCAGTATATCTGAGACGGATCAGTCTGGTAGAGGAAAACAAGGTCAAGGAGATGCAGCTTCAGGAAATGGAGATTCAGGCCAGGCAGGCCAGGGTGCTTCAGGAAATGCATACACTGGTCCATGACCTGAAAACCCCCCTGATGACTATCAGAGGTCTCAACTCACTGGTGGAAATGAGCGCTGCCAATGAAAAGGTTGTCGAATACTGCCGCAGAATTGACGGCTCTGTAGATAAGGTCAATGCTATGGTTTCCGAAATCCTGTATGATGAAGTACGCAAGAAAATTACGGTGGAAGAACTTATTACCTATGTAAGAGCCCATGTCCTGGTAAAAAAGGCCGGACAGGAGGTGGTCTTTGATATTGCCGAAGGGCTGCCTTTATTGGAAATAAATGTTATTCGGATGAGCCGGGTACTGATAAATATAATCGAAAATGCATTTACTGCCACAGCAGGGGTGAGCAATGCCAGAATTGTCATCAGGGCTTACGCAGAAATGGGAGACCGGGTCTGTTTTGAGGTCTCAGATAATGGCAGGGGTATCCCTGCCGGGCATTTGGAACAGGTCTGGAAATGGGGGTATAGTACCAGGGGGAATTCTGCCGGTCTGGGACTGGCCTTTGTGAGACAGATAGTGGAAAATCACCACGGGACTGTTGAAATCAGCAGCTCCGAAAGCGCCGGGACCACGATGACAATCAGCTTAAAGGGGGCAAAGGACGATGAAAGTACTCATAATTGA
- a CDS encoding response regulator, with the protein MKVLIIDDNEDIRFTVSEICDFAGWTPVTAENGFEGAELFKSEKPDLVVVDYHMPMLDGMETVEQIRKTDRKVPIIVLTVDERQEIADEFLAMGATDFALKPIKAPDLIARIKVNLRIAQLLKIESGLAEDYVKGISGATEKIIIEFMKKQGEPLPIEEITEGVELAYQTVHRYLMNMVREGKVVTICDYGKVGRPKNRYRLV; encoded by the coding sequence ATGAAAGTACTCATAATTGATGATAATGAGGATATCAGGTTTACCGTCAGCGAGATATGTGATTTTGCCGGATGGACCCCGGTAACGGCAGAAAATGGTTTTGAGGGTGCGGAACTCTTCAAGTCGGAAAAGCCGGACCTGGTGGTTGTTGATTACCATATGCCCATGCTGGATGGTATGGAGACTGTTGAACAGATCAGGAAAACTGACCGTAAGGTTCCTATTATCGTCCTCACGGTAGATGAGCGCCAGGAGATTGCTGATGAGTTCCTGGCTATGGGGGCGACGGATTTTGCGCTGAAACCGATAAAGGCCCCTGACCTGATAGCTCGTATTAAAGTAAACCTGAGAATTGCCCAACTGCTCAAAATAGAGTCCGGTCTGGCGGAAGATTATGTTAAGGGAATCAGCGGGGCAACCGAGAAAATTATTATTGAATTCATGAAAAAACAAGGTGAGCCGCTGCCCATTGAAGAGATTACTGAGGGTGTGGAACTCGCCTATCAGACCGTACACCGCTATCTGATGAATATGGTCAGGGAGGGGAAAGTGGTCACCATCTGTGACTACGGCAAGGTAGGGAGGCCCAAGAACCGGTACAGGCTTGTTTAG